One segment of Amycolatopsis alba DSM 44262 DNA contains the following:
- a CDS encoding CDP-alcohol phosphatidyltransferase family protein: MSTPPEPSVTSEEPSLLRQALNVPNMLSILRLAGVPVFLWLLLGPKEDGWALALLVFSALTDWLDGKLARWLNQMSRLGQLLDPAADRLYILATLIAFLLRDIIPWWLVVPLVVREAVLGVCVLLLRRRGFAPPEVTYIGKGATFVLMYAFPFLLLTQGGSDIAAIARPIGYAFTAWGAVLYVYSGVLYVIQTIQALRTADPAGLREAPGA; this comes from the coding sequence GTGAGTACGCCCCCCGAACCGAGCGTGACCAGCGAAGAGCCTTCCCTGCTGCGGCAGGCCCTGAACGTCCCCAACATGCTTTCCATCCTCCGGCTCGCCGGGGTGCCGGTCTTCCTGTGGCTCCTGCTCGGCCCGAAGGAGGACGGCTGGGCGCTCGCACTGCTCGTGTTCAGCGCCCTCACGGACTGGCTCGATGGCAAACTCGCCCGCTGGCTCAACCAGATGTCCCGGCTCGGCCAGCTGCTCGACCCCGCCGCGGACCGGCTCTACATCCTCGCGACGCTCATCGCCTTCCTGCTCCGCGACATCATCCCGTGGTGGCTGGTGGTCCCGCTGGTCGTACGGGAGGCCGTGCTGGGCGTCTGCGTGCTGCTGCTCCGGCGCCGCGGGTTCGCCCCGCCGGAGGTCACCTACATCGGCAAGGGCGCCACCTTCGTGCTGATGTACGCCTTCCCGTTCCTGCTGCTCACCCAGGGCGGCTCCGACATCGCCGCGATCGCCCGGCCGATCGGGTACGCCTTCACGGCGTGGGGCGCGGTCCTGTACGTCTATTCGGGCGTGCTGTACGTCATCCAGACCATCCAGGCACTGCGGACGGCCGATCCGGCGGGCTTGCGGGAGGCGCCGGGCGCGTGA
- the gcvH gene encoding glycine cleavage system protein GcvH, producing MSTPEELRYTEEHEWVSVRDGGLVRVGITEYAQDQLGDVVFVELPEVGKQVGSGDTFGEVESTKSVSELFAPLDGEVVAVNDAVTESPELINSDPYGEGWLIELRLDDASSVDSLLEAEAYQALIKE from the coding sequence TTGTCGACTCCAGAAGAACTGCGGTACACCGAGGAACACGAGTGGGTCTCCGTGCGCGACGGGGGGCTCGTGCGCGTGGGCATCACGGAGTACGCCCAGGACCAGCTCGGTGACGTGGTGTTCGTCGAACTGCCGGAGGTCGGCAAGCAGGTCGGCTCGGGCGACACGTTCGGCGAGGTCGAGTCGACCAAGAGCGTTTCGGAGCTGTTCGCCCCGCTCGACGGCGAGGTGGTCGCGGTCAACGACGCGGTGACCGAGTCACCCGAGCTGATCAACAGCGACCCCTACGGCGAGGGCTGGCTGATCGAACTCCGCCTCGACGACGCGAGCAGCGTCGATTCCCTGCTCGAGGCCGAGGCGTACCAGGCGCTGATCAAGGAATAG